One genomic segment of Acidobacteriota bacterium includes these proteins:
- a CDS encoding alginate lyase family protein, whose product MRKFIKQALGSVCCLFLCVSGYGQQPSSKAASSAPRVFLLDAQQLQASKQRLQANDAQLAPAWAKLEREAKQALTLTPPSVVSKAVTPPSGDKHDYMSQAPYFWADPKSPNGLPYIRRDGERNPEINKISDHRTLDEMCAASETLALAYYFKGDEAYAAKAAQLLRAWFLDAATRMNPNLEFAQGIPGINTGRGIGLIETRGLTRAVDAIGLLAGSKAWTEADQRGLQTWFSAFLKWMQESKNGREENAAKNNHGTYYDIQAVSFALFLDKRDLAVNILETAKQKRIALQIEPDGRQPLELVRTKAWSYSTGNLDGLMLLAQLGENVGVDLWHYETKDGRGIRRALDYLVPFALGEKKWPEQQLGEWPPQMLYPLLRRAAAKYRDAKLSAVLVKIPAPEAAERSRLVMPG is encoded by the coding sequence ATGCGAAAGTTTATCAAGCAGGCGCTCGGCAGCGTCTGCTGTTTGTTTCTCTGCGTGTCCGGCTATGGGCAGCAACCCAGTTCAAAAGCAGCGTCCTCAGCCCCGCGCGTGTTCCTGCTCGACGCGCAACAATTGCAAGCCAGCAAACAGCGGCTGCAAGCCAATGACGCGCAACTCGCGCCCGCCTGGGCCAAGCTGGAACGGGAAGCCAAACAGGCGCTGACACTCACGCCGCCTTCCGTCGTCAGCAAAGCCGTCACGCCGCCCAGCGGCGACAAGCACGATTACATGAGCCAGGCCCCCTATTTTTGGGCCGATCCGAAAAGTCCGAACGGCTTGCCTTACATCCGGCGCGACGGCGAACGCAATCCCGAAATCAACAAAATTTCTGACCATCGCACGCTGGATGAAATGTGCGCGGCCTCTGAAACGCTCGCGCTGGCCTATTACTTCAAAGGCGATGAGGCGTATGCCGCAAAGGCCGCGCAGTTGTTGCGCGCCTGGTTTCTCGACGCGGCCACGCGCATGAATCCCAACCTGGAATTCGCGCAGGGCATCCCCGGCATCAACACCGGGCGCGGCATCGGCTTGATCGAAACGCGCGGGTTGACGCGGGCGGTTGACGCCATCGGTTTGCTGGCGGGCAGCAAAGCCTGGACGGAAGCCGATCAACGCGGCCTGCAAACGTGGTTCAGCGCATTTCTGAAATGGATGCAGGAAAGTAAAAACGGGCGCGAGGAAAACGCGGCCAAAAACAATCACGGCACCTATTACGACATTCAAGCCGTCAGCTTTGCGCTCTTTCTGGACAAGCGCGATTTGGCCGTGAACATTCTGGAAACCGCCAAGCAGAAACGCATCGCCTTGCAAATCGAACCCGATGGCCGCCAGCCGTTGGAACTCGTGCGGACAAAAGCCTGGAGCTACAGCACTGGCAATCTGGATGGGCTGATGTTGCTGGCGCAGCTGGGCGAAAATGTCGGTGTGGATTTATGGCACTACGAAACGAAAGATGGGCGCGGCATCCGGCGGGCGCTTGATTACCTTGTGCCGTTCGCGCTGGGCGAAAAGAAATGGCCGGAGCAACAGCTTGGCGAATGGCCGCCGCAGATGCTATATCCGTTGTTGCGCAGAGCCGCAGCCAAATACCGGGACGCCAAGTTGTCAGCAGTCTTAGTCAAAATTCCGGCGCCTGAAGCGGCGGAACGAAGCCGGTTAGTCATGCCCGGTTGA